The following coding sequences lie in one archaeon CG10_big_fil_rev_8_21_14_0_10_43_11 genomic window:
- the rpoA1 gene encoding DNA-directed RNA polymerase subunit A', translated as MIRVMDKVGSIEFKIMAPELIRSNAVVNIVNPELYDVDGYPIEGGLMDQRMGVIDPGIRCRTCGAKVNECPGHFGIIELARPVLHYEYIGMMYNMLRGTCRDCGRLMVTDATKEKYEHELHQVKENVGELEMWAHIKKIVNRLKAKKTCPHCNAEKEKVVYEKPSKFYLGTESLTPIDIRDWLEKIRSEDTALLGLDLSAGRPEWAIITVLGVPPVTVRPSITLEGGQRSEDDLTHKLGDIVRTNQRLYENLNAGAPAPIIEDLWLLLQYHVTTFFDNSISQIPPARHRSGRPLRTLTERLKGKEGRFRRNLAGKRVNFSSRTVISPDSRIAIDQVGIPEQIAKDLTIPERVTEWNMDYMKRLLKNTPNYPGANYIITPDGKRKKVTDQTKEVLLEELEPGYIVERHLIDDDVVLFNRQPSLHKMSIMGHRVRVLPGKTFRINLAVTKPYNADFDGDEMNLHVPQTEEAQAEARILMGVNELIISPRHGTSIIAPVEDQISGCYVLTRKGMVLSAKEAYKLLFKSGIETEFPERKEEYTGKEVFSLFLPDDFDYEGPTAYGQKQASKDELIKDDALVVIKSGKLVHGAIDASSVGPGGKLVQAIANKHGSARAATFIQQISSIAVQTLQMHGFSMLLRDIRIPQDLEKTVKQIKRDGIKRVLDLITDFKQKKLVAFPGRTLRETLELRIVTELNKARNQAINEIGKVFKTLENDTMVMVKTRAKGSLLNIGLMNAFNGQTSLRGSRISKGYFERVLPHFERGDLGAKSHGFIENGFIHGLDPFEFFFVAVTGRASLMDKSMATPKSGYLQRRLVNSLQDLKVVRDKSVRDDWNNIVQFLFGEDGIDVGKSAGGKPNMRQIITEVLE; from the coding sequence ATGATACGCGTAATGGATAAAGTCGGAAGCATTGAATTCAAGATAATGGCACCTGAGCTCATCAGGAGTAATGCTGTTGTAAATATTGTAAACCCTGAACTCTACGATGTTGACGGTTACCCTATTGAGGGTGGTCTTATGGATCAGCGTATGGGTGTGATTGACCCGGGCATCCGTTGCAGAACGTGCGGTGCAAAAGTCAATGAGTGTCCAGGACACTTTGGCATTATTGAACTAGCCCGGCCGGTACTTCATTATGAATACATTGGTATGATGTACAACATGCTTCGCGGAACGTGCCGTGATTGCGGCCGTTTAATGGTAACGGATGCAACAAAAGAAAAATACGAACATGAACTCCACCAAGTTAAAGAAAACGTTGGAGAACTTGAAATGTGGGCGCACATCAAAAAAATCGTGAACCGGCTCAAAGCAAAGAAAACCTGCCCGCACTGCAATGCTGAGAAAGAAAAAGTTGTGTACGAAAAACCAAGCAAATTCTACCTTGGAACTGAATCACTTACTCCTATTGATATTCGTGATTGGCTTGAAAAAATTCGCTCAGAAGACACCGCGCTTCTTGGTCTTGACTTGAGTGCAGGACGACCTGAATGGGCAATCATCACTGTTCTTGGCGTTCCTCCTGTAACTGTGCGACCATCTATCACGCTTGAAGGCGGACAGAGAAGCGAAGACGACCTCACCCACAAGCTGGGTGACATTGTGCGGACAAACCAACGCCTCTATGAGAACCTTAACGCAGGAGCACCCGCACCTATTATTGAAGACTTGTGGTTGCTTCTTCAGTATCACGTTACTACATTTTTTGACAACAGTATTTCACAAATCCCACCAGCACGACACAGAAGCGGCAGACCGCTGCGAACCCTTACAGAACGACTCAAAGGAAAAGAAGGTCGCTTTAGACGAAATTTAGCAGGAAAACGCGTGAACTTCTCGTCACGAACCGTTATTTCACCTGATTCACGTATTGCAATTGATCAGGTGGGTATTCCTGAACAAATCGCAAAAGACCTCACTATTCCTGAACGCGTGACAGAATGGAACATGGATTACATGAAACGCCTGCTCAAAAACACGCCGAACTATCCGGGAGCAAACTACATTATCACACCTGATGGAAAGCGAAAGAAAGTCACTGACCAAACAAAAGAAGTATTGCTTGAAGAACTTGAGCCAGGATACATTGTTGAACGCCACCTCATTGATGATGATGTTGTACTTTTCAATCGACAACCCTCACTTCACAAAATGTCTATTATGGGTCATCGCGTGCGCGTGTTGCCTGGAAAAACGTTTAGAATCAACTTAGCAGTTACAAAGCCGTACAACGCAGACTTTGACGGTGACGAGATGAACTTGCACGTTCCCCAAACTGAAGAAGCGCAAGCAGAAGCACGCATCCTCATGGGCGTTAATGAACTTATAATTTCTCCTCGACATGGTACATCAATTATTGCACCTGTAGAAGACCAGATTAGTGGTTGTTACGTGCTCACACGAAAAGGCATGGTGCTTAGCGCAAAAGAAGCGTACAAGCTTCTTTTCAAGTCAGGCATTGAAACAGAATTTCCTGAACGAAAAGAAGAGTACACGGGAAAAGAAGTGTTTAGTCTTTTTTTGCCCGACGATTTTGATTATGAAGGCCCAACTGCGTATGGACAAAAACAAGCAAGTAAAGATGAGCTTATCAAAGATGATGCGCTTGTGGTGATTAAATCAGGAAAGCTTGTGCATGGTGCCATTGACGCATCAAGCGTGGGTCCTGGCGGAAAGCTTGTGCAAGCAATTGCAAATAAGCATGGCTCAGCACGCGCGGCAACGTTTATCCAACAAATCTCATCAATTGCAGTGCAAACCCTGCAAATGCACGGGTTTTCTATGCTGCTTCGAGATATTAGAATCCCCCAAGACCTTGAAAAAACAGTTAAGCAAATCAAACGGGATGGCATCAAACGCGTTTTGGATCTTATTACTGACTTCAAGCAAAAGAAACTGGTTGCATTTCCTGGCAGGACTCTTAGAGAAACTCTTGAGCTTCGCATCGTAACTGAGCTTAACAAAGCACGAAACCAGGCAATCAATGAAATTGGAAAAGTCTTTAAAACGCTTGAAAACGATACCATGGTTATGGTTAAAACACGTGCAAAAGGCTCACTTCTCAACATTGGTTTGATGAACGCGTTTAACGGACAAACAAGTTTGCGCGGTTCACGAATCAGCAAAGGATATTTTGAACGCGTGCTTCCTCACTTTGAGCGCGGAGACCTTGGTGCAAAAAGTCATGGGTTTATTGAAAACGGTTTTATTCACGGGCTCGATCCATTCGAGTTTTTCTTTGTTGCGGTCACGGGTCGTGCAAGCCTTATGGACAAGAGCATGGCAACGCCAAAGAGCGGTTATTTGCAGCGCAGACTGGTTAATTCCTTGCAAGACCTTAAGGTTGTGCGCGACAAGAGCGTGCGAGATGACTGGAATAACATTGTTCAATTCCTGTTTGGAGAAGATGGTATTGACGTTGGAAAAAGTGCCGGCGGCAAACCAAACATGAGACAAATCATTACTGAGGTGCTTGAATGA
- the rpoB gene encoding DNA-directed RNA polymerase subunit B — protein sequence MADVSFDHIFVGTHDEPVQFIEEVKKLRRAGIFPSSMNVYYNEVENSVEILTEKGRARRPLLVVEKGVSKLTKDIIKDMTSGKMSWHDLVKSGIIEYLDSDEEENALIAITEKEITKEHTHVEISPNVILGVLTAMVPFSEYNQGPRVSFGARLQKQSIGLYTQNFHLRQDTDSHLLFYPQRPIVDTLIFNRLRYDKHPCGSNIVIAVMSFDGYNVGDSIIFNKSSIERGLFRSAYFKPYKSQELRYLGGQVDLFEVPDKDVRGYKVETDYRYLEEDGLIHPEAIVSEGDVVIGKTSPPRFLAEMEEFKMGVEARRDASIIVHPGEDGVIDSVVLTESEDGNKSVKVKVRKLMIPEIGDKFSTRHGQKGVIGMVYSQEDMPFTASGVVPDIIFNPHSLPGRMTLSQVLETLAGKVGALTGEYMDGTAFEGQKQEEFMKKLKELGFREDGSETLYDGVTGEQMQAKILVGNIYYMRLKHLVSKKIHARSRGPMQLLTRQPTEGRVKDGGLRLGEMEKDVLVAHGASLLLKERFDSDKTVIPVCENCGLTAVYNTFRNEAVCPSCKEARITFVEMSYAFKLMLDELRTLGIHPKLNLKPKKG from the coding sequence ATGGCTGATGTAAGTTTTGACCACATATTTGTGGGCACGCACGATGAACCCGTGCAATTCATTGAAGAGGTTAAAAAACTGCGAAGAGCAGGAATATTCCCTTCAAGTATGAATGTGTACTACAATGAGGTAGAAAATTCTGTTGAAATCCTCACTGAGAAAGGTAGAGCACGCAGGCCTCTTCTTGTTGTTGAAAAAGGCGTGTCAAAACTCACAAAAGACATTATTAAAGATATGACCAGCGGAAAAATGAGCTGGCACGACCTTGTTAAGTCCGGTATTATTGAGTATCTGGACTCTGATGAGGAAGAAAACGCGCTTATTGCCATTACTGAAAAAGAAATCACAAAAGAACACACTCATGTAGAAATTAGTCCAAATGTGATTCTTGGCGTGCTCACGGCAATGGTTCCCTTCTCAGAATACAATCAGGGACCTCGTGTCAGTTTTGGTGCACGGCTGCAAAAGCAAAGCATTGGTTTGTACACGCAAAACTTCCACCTGCGCCAAGACACTGACTCACACCTCTTATTCTATCCTCAACGACCCATTGTTGACACCCTTATTTTTAACCGACTCCGATATGATAAGCACCCCTGCGGTTCAAATATTGTGATTGCGGTTATGAGTTTTGATGGGTACAACGTTGGAGACTCAATTATTTTCAACAAATCATCAATTGAACGGGGACTCTTCCGCTCAGCATACTTCAAACCCTATAAGAGTCAGGAACTCCGCTATCTTGGCGGTCAAGTTGACTTGTTTGAAGTGCCTGATAAAGATGTTCGCGGCTACAAAGTGGAAACTGATTATCGCTATTTAGAAGAAGATGGTCTTATCCATCCTGAAGCAATTGTTTCTGAAGGAGACGTTGTGATTGGAAAAACAAGCCCGCCTCGATTCCTTGCAGAAATGGAAGAATTCAAGATGGGTGTTGAAGCACGACGAGATGCATCAATTATCGTGCATCCCGGAGAAGACGGCGTTATTGACAGTGTTGTTCTCACTGAAAGCGAGGATGGAAACAAGAGCGTTAAAGTCAAGGTTCGAAAACTTATGATTCCAGAAATTGGTGATAAATTCTCAACCCGCCATGGACAAAAAGGCGTTATTGGCATGGTCTACAGTCAAGAAGACATGCCGTTTACTGCAAGCGGTGTTGTGCCTGATATCATTTTCAACCCGCACTCACTTCCGGGTCGAATGACGTTGAGTCAAGTGCTTGAAACACTTGCAGGAAAAGTTGGTGCGCTTACCGGTGAGTACATGGATGGAACCGCGTTTGAAGGTCAAAAACAGGAAGAATTCATGAAAAAACTCAAAGAACTTGGATTTAGAGAAGACGGTTCAGAAACACTCTACGATGGTGTGACTGGCGAGCAAATGCAGGCAAAAATCCTTGTTGGAAATATTTACTATATGCGACTCAAACACTTAGTCAGCAAAAAGATTCACGCACGCTCACGCGGACCAATGCAGCTGCTCACAAGACAACCAACTGAAGGTCGTGTTAAAGACGGCGGTCTGCGCCTTGGTGAGATGGAAAAAGATGTGCTTGTTGCTCACGGAGCATCACTCCTGCTCAAGGAGCGCTTTGACAGTGACAAAACCGTTATTCCCGTATGTGAGAATTGTGGCCTTACTGCAGTATACAACACATTTAGAAATGAAGCAGTATGCCCAAGCTGTAAAGAAGCACGAATCACGTTCGTAGAGATGAGCTACGCATTCAAACTCATGCTTGATGAGCTAAGAACACTGGGCATTCATCCAAAACTAAATCTAAAACCCAAGAAAGGTTGA
- a CDS encoding DNA-directed RNA polymerase subunit B'' (DNA-dependent RNA polymerase catalyzes the transcription of DNA into RNA using the four ribonucleoside triphosphates as substrates. The beta subunit is part of the catalytic core which binds with a sigma factor to produce the holoenzyme), with amino-acid sequence MHNSQQLLQEYFKSVDLVSHNICSYDEFIKQTMQEVVNETKTIALDIKPEGYQTYEIEFGDVWVEKPVIREADGSTRKVLPIEARTRDLVYEAPIYLKMTPIADGVREDEVTVYFGNMPVMLKSELCYLNGKNKEELIKLGEDPYDLGGYFIVNGTERAIVIIEDLAPNKLFIQDNPHGKHEFVGKIFSERQGYRIPHEFGRNKQGMVYASFTRLRDIPFVILMKALGITKDSEIAEYISTKRELYNDIYINLYTAKEIKTQEDALNYIAKKAKITYIEEDKRKERIMNLIDNYFLPHVGNAPETRILKAHYLGKCVKKLLLVSNGDLPSDDKDHYSNKRLRLAGDMMEILFRRSFRMMISDIKYNYERLIKRGRIPSLQGVTRSKIFTSRLRSALATGNWGSRNGISQRLDRMNHFASVSNLRRVVSLLSSSRENFEARDLHPTHWGKLCTSETPEGQNVGLRKHLALSCEISTENPVELKDALPQLKKLGLKTIGEL; translated from the coding sequence ATGCATAATTCTCAACAATTACTTCAAGAATATTTCAAATCAGTTGACCTTGTATCACACAATATTTGTTCTTACGATGAATTTATTAAACAAACCATGCAGGAAGTCGTAAACGAAACAAAGACTATTGCCCTTGACATCAAACCAGAAGGGTATCAAACGTACGAAATCGAGTTTGGTGATGTGTGGGTTGAAAAACCAGTTATTCGTGAAGCAGACGGTTCAACTCGAAAAGTGCTGCCAATTGAAGCGCGCACGCGCGACCTTGTGTATGAAGCTCCTATTTATCTTAAAATGACTCCTATTGCTGATGGTGTTCGTGAAGATGAAGTCACGGTCTATTTTGGAAACATGCCCGTCATGCTCAAAAGCGAGTTGTGCTACCTTAATGGCAAGAACAAGGAAGAACTCATTAAGCTTGGAGAAGACCCGTACGACCTTGGCGGCTATTTTATTGTTAATGGCACTGAGCGTGCAATCGTGATTATTGAGGATCTTGCGCCAAACAAGCTTTTCATCCAGGATAATCCGCATGGAAAACACGAGTTTGTTGGAAAAATATTTTCAGAACGGCAAGGATACCGTATCCCCCATGAGTTTGGAAGAAACAAACAAGGCATGGTGTATGCAAGCTTCACGCGTCTTCGCGATATTCCTTTTGTTATTCTTATGAAAGCGCTTGGCATTACAAAAGACAGTGAAATCGCAGAATATATTTCAACAAAGCGCGAACTCTACAATGATATTTACATCAATCTCTACACAGCAAAAGAGATTAAAACCCAGGAAGATGCGCTCAACTACATCGCGAAAAAAGCAAAGATAACCTATATTGAGGAAGATAAGCGAAAAGAACGCATCATGAACCTGATTGACAACTATTTTCTTCCCCATGTTGGTAACGCGCCAGAAACGCGCATTCTCAAAGCGCACTATCTTGGAAAGTGTGTGAAAAAACTGCTTCTTGTCTCAAATGGTGACTTGCCGTCTGATGATAAGGATCATTATTCTAATAAACGCCTCCGCCTTGCCGGAGACATGATGGAAATCCTCTTTAGACGCTCATTTAGAATGATGATTTCAGACATTAAATACAATTACGAACGACTCATTAAACGAGGTCGTATTCCTTCATTGCAGGGAGTAACGCGCTCAAAGATTTTCACATCCCGCCTGCGAAGCGCGCTTGCAACAGGGAATTGGGGCAGTAGAAACGGTATTTCACAACGTCTTGACCGCATGAATCATTTCGCATCAGTTTCAAATCTGCGCCGTGTTGTGTCTTTGCTTTCATCTTCACGCGAAAATTTTGAAGCCCGTGACTTGCACCCAACGCACTGGGGTAAACTCTGTACGTCCGAGACTCCTGAAGGACAAAACGTGGGTTTGCGAAAACACTTAGCGCTCAGTTGTGAAATCTCAACTGAGAACCCGGTTGAACTCAAAGACGCGCTTCCCCAACTCAAGAAACTCGGACTCAAAACAATAGGTGAATTATAA
- a CDS encoding DNA-directed RNA polymerase subunit H, translating to MPKKFDILQHDFVPAYRKLEESEITSLLESFSIKRVKLPKLLSSDPIVERLELKAGDVVEITRKSRTAGEAKYYRVVVDA from the coding sequence ATGCCTAAAAAGTTTGATATCCTTCAACATGATTTTGTACCCGCCTACCGTAAGCTTGAAGAATCTGAAATTACCTCACTTCTTGAATCATTTTCTATTAAACGGGTAAAGCTGCCAAAGCTGCTCTCATCCGACCCTATTGTCGAGCGACTGGAACTCAAGGCGGGTGACGTGGTGGAAATCACACGTAAGAGCAGAACAGCAGGGGAAGCAAAATATTATCGGGTGGTAGTGGATGCATAA
- a CDS encoding endonuclease NucS, with amino-acid sequence MRSVIRPEPATFRTLFLRALKKGHSISMHCTCRVEYKGRAVSTLETGDRLVIIKPDKTVIIHQPAGRNPVNWMPVHSHITLDENIIRVESVNPREFMTIHLEKVLVFLSSPLTDGASLVQAGSEADMANMIYQNPHVLGEFVPASREEQTAYGFIDVFGRDYNNNLVIVECKRYKAGLDAVQQLRRYVEKIKKDKGKEVVNGIIAAPAITENAKKMLEDWGFNFIKVEPPMYLLPDREKQKNLGEFFS; translated from the coding sequence ATGCGCTCGGTTATCAGACCTGAACCTGCAACGTTTCGAACGCTCTTTTTGCGGGCTCTCAAAAAAGGACATAGTATCAGCATGCATTGCACGTGCCGTGTTGAGTACAAAGGACGCGCAGTGAGCACGCTTGAAACAGGCGACCGTCTTGTTATTATCAAACCAGATAAGACCGTTATTATACACCAGCCTGCAGGACGAAACCCAGTAAACTGGATGCCGGTACACTCACACATCACACTTGATGAGAATATTATTCGCGTTGAAAGTGTGAATCCTCGTGAGTTTATGACAATTCATCTTGAAAAAGTGCTCGTATTCTTATCCTCACCGCTCACTGACGGCGCATCACTCGTGCAAGCGGGCAGCGAGGCTGACATGGCAAACATGATTTATCAAAACCCACACGTGCTTGGCGAGTTCGTGCCGGCAAGCAGAGAAGAACAGACCGCTTACGGGTTTATAGACGTGTTTGGCAGGGATTACAACAATAATCTGGTAATTGTTGAGTGCAAGCGCTATAAGGCCGGCCTAGACGCGGTTCAGCAACTGCGCAGGTACGTGGAAAAAATAAAAAAAGACAAGGGTAAGGAAGTAGTAAACGGAATAATCGCTGCTCCGGCAATAACTGAGAACGCGAAGAAAATGCTTGAAGACTGGGGTTTCAATTTCATTAAAGTTGAACCGCCAATGTACCTGCTCCCGGATAGGGAAAAGCAAAAAAACTTAGGCGAGTTTTTTTCATAA
- a CDS encoding thiol-disulfide isomerase gives MKSRHVWLTLALIIIVGLILYLQGQNASQGVLGTISDAYWSTQNVEAPELAGISGYINTDENFTLASVRGNVVIVDFWTYSCINCIRTIPHLTSWYEKYADAGLVIVGVHTPEFEFEKEYDNVAQSVADFGIEYPVVQDNDYLTWRAYNNRFWPHKFIIDANGVIRDDVIGEGQYEKTEQTIRALLEEAGASLEDVGDIMPDLTPTTPNTPELYLGYAYAIPRGQNIGNSGGLQLGEIVTYTLPSSIGSHRVYLSGAWQSTNEYVIAKSNESVMLLDYYAKNANIVADSNNGAKRVRVMLNGADINESYAGDDVRFDESGAYITIDKPRLYNVVAGEYANHLLQLVFEENVSANAFTFG, from the coding sequence ATGAAATCACGACACGTATGGCTCACTCTTGCATTGATTATTATTGTAGGACTTATACTTTACTTACAGGGGCAAAATGCGTCACAAGGCGTGCTTGGCACTATTTCTGACGCGTACTGGTCAACACAAAATGTTGAAGCACCAGAGCTTGCAGGCATTAGTGGCTACATTAACACTGATGAGAATTTCACGCTTGCAAGCGTGCGCGGGAACGTGGTGATTGTTGATTTTTGGACGTATTCCTGTATTAATTGCATTCGAACCATTCCGCATCTTACCTCTTGGTATGAGAAATATGCAGATGCCGGGCTGGTGATTGTTGGCGTGCACACGCCTGAATTCGAATTTGAAAAAGAGTATGATAACGTTGCACAATCTGTTGCGGATTTTGGCATTGAGTACCCGGTGGTGCAGGATAATGATTATCTCACGTGGCGCGCGTACAATAATCGGTTTTGGCCGCACAAATTCATTATTGACGCAAACGGCGTGATTCGTGATGATGTGATTGGTGAAGGACAATATGAAAAAACCGAGCAAACCATTCGCGCACTTCTTGAAGAAGCCGGTGCGAGTCTTGAAGATGTTGGTGACATAATGCCTGACCTCACGCCGACAACACCAAACACGCCTGAACTCTATCTTGGCTATGCGTATGCAATTCCACGCGGTCAAAACATCGGAAACAGTGGGGGTTTACAACTTGGTGAAATAGTTACCTACACGCTTCCAAGCTCAATTGGCTCGCACCGCGTGTATCTAAGCGGAGCATGGCAGAGCACAAACGAGTATGTGATTGCCAAATCAAATGAGTCAGTAATGCTTCTTGACTATTACGCAAAAAACGCAAACATTGTTGCAGACTCAAATAATGGTGCAAAGCGCGTGCGGGTTATGCTTAATGGTGCTGACATTAACGAGTCCTATGCCGGAGATGACGTGCGCTTTGATGAATCTGGAGCCTACATCACTATTGACAAGCCGCGACTCTATAACGTGGTTGCAGGAGAGTACGCCAATCATTTGCTCCAACTCGTGTTTGAAGAAAACGTAAGCGCGAACGCGTTCACATTTGGCTAA
- a CDS encoding cytochrome C biogenesis protein, with protein MFTSLKKRDWSTFISSVFFVLGFSVVFSILGVLLQTILVRVSYLVQIWLSRVGGVIIIVFGLYVMGLISIDFLSREHKFSITRKFNSSYLASFVFGASFAVGWTPCVGAVLGAILTLAATQPSMALLLMLSYSFGLGVPFLLVGLFTNEARGLIKKAGRTLEYVNKFFGAILVLIGILVFTNQLSRLANFALATDILVSFNASISLGASLNLGIAFLAGIVSFLSPCVLPLIPGYLTYLASISTKNIAKKGKDSK; from the coding sequence ATGTTTACATCACTAAAAAAGCGGGATTGGTCAACATTTATAAGTAGCGTGTTTTTTGTGCTGGGATTTTCAGTGGTGTTTTCCATTCTTGGCGTGCTTTTACAAACCATTCTTGTCCGCGTCTCATATCTTGTGCAAATCTGGCTCTCGCGCGTTGGCGGCGTTATCATTATTGTGTTTGGTCTGTACGTGATGGGGCTTATTAGTATTGATTTTCTTTCACGCGAACACAAATTCAGTATCACGCGAAAATTCAATTCATCATATCTTGCGTCATTTGTGTTTGGCGCGTCCTTTGCTGTTGGCTGGACGCCGTGTGTCGGCGCGGTTCTTGGAGCGATTCTCACCTTAGCTGCAACTCAGCCAAGCATGGCATTGCTGCTCATGCTCTCGTACTCGTTTGGTCTTGGCGTTCCTTTCCTGTTAGTAGGTCTTTTTACCAATGAAGCGCGCGGTCTTATCAAAAAAGCAGGGCGCACACTTGAATATGTAAACAAGTTTTTTGGCGCGATTCTCGTGCTTATTGGCATTCTGGTGTTTACAAACCAGCTTAGCCGTCTTGCAAACTTTGCGCTTGCAACAGATATTCTTGTAAGCTTTAACGCGTCAATATCCCTTGGCGCGTCTCTTAATCTTGGCATCGCGTTTTTAGCCGGTATTGTCTCGTTCCTAAGTCCGTGCGTGCTCCCCCTTATTCCCGGATACTTAACGTATCTTGCATCAATCTCAACAAAAAACATAGCAAAAAAAGGTAAGGATTCAAAATGA